The Hymenobacter oligotrophus genome segment TCCGATGCCGAAGTAATTGAATTGCTGAAAACCCGAACCCGGCGAATTGCACCCGGACAGGCGGTTGCTGCAGCCGCGGCTGCCTAGCGCCAACGCGGTGTAATAAATACTACCGGGTACAACAGTTGAAGGCCCAAAAACGAAACGGGCTGCCCTAGGGCAGCCCGCTTCGTTTTTGGGAAGCAAGAGCTTATTTAACAGGCTTAATGACCAGTACTTCGCCGGGGCGCACGTTGAAATCGGGTTTGCCGTTCCACTCCATGATGTCCTTGATGGTAACGCCGTACTTGCGCGAAATGCCATACATCGACTCGCCGGGCGCTACCGTGTGCTTGATTGCGCCCGAGGCAGCGGTTGGGCTTGCAGCAGGGGCCGATGCAGCAGGTGTGGCCGGTTTAGTGGCCGGTGCCGGGGTAGCAGCCGGCTTGGCCGGGGCCGCGCTGGGGGCCGGAGCAGCCGAGGCCGTAGCACTCGGCGCCGGCGGCGCTACCCGGATAACCTGCCCAATCAGCAGCGCGGGGCTGGGGGGCAGGTTGTTCCAGGCAATAATATCAGCTGGCCGAATGCCAAAGCGGCGAGCAATGGAGTACACGTTCTCCTTGGGCTGAACCGTGTGCAAGCCCGAACTCGGCACCGGCTCTACGGTGGTAGCAACCGGGGCCGGAGCCGCTTGCGCAGCGGGGGCCGGGGCGGGCTTATCGGCTGAAGCTGCAGGTACCGAGGTAGGTGCTGTTGGCTTGGCTGCAGTGGGTGCTGCTGCCGGTGCGGGAGCTGGTGCCGGTTTGCTGGCGGGCGGCGTACTTGGCGCGGGGCGGCTGGCTGGCGTTGCGGGGGCCGCCACCACAGCCACGGGTTCTTCCTCAGCTGCGTCGGCGGCGGGCTCATCGGCCACGGGCGCAGAGGCCGGAAGTCCTTTGTTGCTGCCGGCAGTGGTGCTAGCGTACGCGGGTTGCTGGCTGGGCGCCGGTGCCGCTGCCGAATCGGGGGCAGCCACATCGTTGATGTTTTCGAGGTTCGAATCAGCAGCAGCTTCGCCGGTACCCACCGTGGCATCGGCTACCGCCGGCTCGTCTTGCACCGGTTGCGCGGGAGCGGGTTTGCTGGCCGTAGTAGCCGGGGCAGGGTTGATTGTGGCTGGTTTGCTCGGAGCAGGTTTGGGCGCAGTAGCCGGCGCAGGAACGGGTTCGGCAGGAGTGGGGCTGCCTACCGGCCGCTCCAAAGCTGCCGCTACGGCCCCGTTGGTATCTTTCACGTACTCCACGGCCACCTCGCGGGGGCGGGTGTGCTGCATCCAGAGTACGCGACCGGTTTGCAGCTGCTCGTTGGCAGCCATGCGGTTTTTGCTCCGAATGGCCTTGCTGCGCATTCCGTACTTCTGCGACACCGAGGCCACGCTTTCGCCTTGTTGCGCCACGTGGTACTCCACGGCCGCCTTGTCGCGCTTTTTCTGCACAAAGTAGGGCTGGCCAATTACTATCTGATCGAAAGGCTTAAGGTCGTTGTATTGCAGCAGCTTGCGCAGTTTTATGCCGGTGCGTTGGGCCAGGTCTTCTTTGCTCTCGCCGGGCAGCGCCACCACGGCGCGCAGGCCGTTCACGGTAACAAAGGCGGCGTTGGTGGGGTCAACTTCGGGCTTGGTTACCAGCTTGGAGGCGGCCTGCCGCTGCTGCACGGCCATAGCCAGCAATTGCAGCGAGTCGGTTACGGGCACCAGCGCCGTGTACGACTTATCGGTGGGCACCGCGGCGGCTAGCAGCCAACGGTTGTGCTTGCTCAACTCGGCTGCCGGCGTCTGGATGGCCTGCGCCAGCATTTCCAACGAGTGGCCTCCCATAGCGGGATACTCGCGCAGCATCATGGCCGGACGCGGGTTGGTCCCCACGGCGGGCTCGTAGGCCAGCTTGTGGGCCAGAAAGGTGAGGATGTACGGGTGCGTCTTCTCCGACACTTCCATTTCCGTGGCCGTCGCGTCGGTGGGCAGGGTGTAAGGTTTCACGCCGCCGGGCCCTAGGTTGTAGCTGAGCAGGGTGTTCAACCAGTTGCGGTACATCTGCTGCGAGCGGAGCAGGTACTTGGCCGCGCCGTGGGTTGCGGCTACCAGGTGCTTGCGTTCGTCAACCTGGTCGTTCACGAGTAGGCCAAAGTCCGATGCAGCTTCGCGCTTAAACTGCCAGTAGCCCACCGCATCGTGAATGCTCTGCGCATCGCCCTGCAAGCCGCTTTCCTGCAAGCAGAGGTAGCGAAAATCGAGGGGTACGCCTTCTTCCTGCAGCACTCGGTCGATGATCGGGAAAGCAGCATCGGCCAGGGCTACCCGCGCCTGAAACGACGAAGGGTGCCGCCGCAGGGCATCTACTTTTTGCTGCACGGCCGCCCGCCCCCCATCGGTAAGGCGCAGGCGCAAGCCGGCAAACTGAATTTCGGCGGGTACGGGTACGCTCTGGGCCGCCACCAGCAACGGCAGCAAGCAAAGCAACAAAAGCAGCAGTCTTTTCATAAGCAGGCGGAGCAGACGGAACCAACGCCGCACGGCTTATTCGCCGGTTCCTCAGCTTACAAAGTAGGCGAAAAAATGCGTCGGCGCGGCCTACTAACGCCTGCCAATGTTGTTTTTATATGCGAGCACCTAAGGCTTTTATTGCAGGAAAGGCGCTGCACTCGTGCTATACCCGATCTAGAAACCGCCGCCGGGAGGCGGGCCACCCGGGAAACCGCCTGGCCGGCCGCCGGGGCCAAAGCCACCGGGGCCGCCAGGATTATTGGGCTGATCGTTGGCCGGGGCGCCCGCCCCACCGAAGTTGCGGATGTTGTAGGTAAACATCAGCATCACGTAGCGCTGCAAGATGTTGGTGCGCACGTCCTCCGTGTAGGCCGGCGTAATGTTGCGCTGAATGCTGTTGTTCTGGCCCAGCAGGTCGAAGGCGTACAAACGAATCTCGCCCTGCTGCTTCGGCAGTATCTTTTTACCCAGGCTGGCATTCCAGAGCACAAAATTCTGGTTGAAGCCCGCCGCCAGGCCCGAGTAGGCAATGTGGTTTACATCGGACTGCAGCGTAACGCCCTTGGTGATAATCCAGCTGAAGCGCAGCGTGGTATTCTGGCGGAAAAACTGGCTGTTCGACTGGGTTTGCAGCGTGTTGCGCACGTACGTTTGGGCCGAGTTCGACGACACCGTGAAGTCGAGCTCGGGGCTGATGTTGCTGCTTAGCACTGCCCCGAAGGTGAAGGCTGGCGCGCGGTTGTAGTTCAGCCGCTCGTTTACGAGGCCCGGCGTTTGGCTGTAGCTGGCGCCCGCGTTCAGGTTTAGGTTCGATTTGATGAACGCCAGCGGCAGGGTGTAGTTGGCAAACGAGCGCAGCGTGTACTGCTGGTTCAGGTTTACGGGGCGCGTAATCTGGCCGCCGGCCGGCACAATCACGCCGCCAATGGCCGTGGGCCGCTCCACAATGCGCGTGCTGTTGGTAATAAAGTTATCGGTGTGCGAGCCGCCAATCAGCGCAAAAAACGACGTCGACTTTTCGGGCTTGGCGGCCGAGTAGCGCACAAACAGGTTGTGCGTAAACTCCTGCTGCAGCAAAGGGTTGCCGGTGGTAATCTGCAGCGGGTTGGCGTTGTTTACCACCTCCTGCAACTGGCCGATGCTGGGCTCCTGCGTGCGCATGCGGTAGTTGAGGCGCAGGTTTTGCTGCCGCGAAAAGTTGTAGCGCAGCATGGCATTGGGCAGCACGTTCAGGAAAGTGCGCCGCGTGCGGGCAGCCTGCGGAAACTCCTGCTCGTTGCGCAGCACGGCTTGCTGCACCGAGGCGCCCACCATCCATTGCAGCTGCTGGTCGTTGTAGCGGTAGCTCAGGCCGGCGGCGTTGGTGGTGTAGCTGCTCTCAAACACGTTGCTCAGCGGCGTGTTCAGGGCGGTGTAGCGGCCGGTGCTTGGGTCGAAGTTGTACGTCTTGCGGTCCGAGTCGTTGGGCGTGTAGCCGACGGTGTAGTTCAGCTGCAGTTGGCTTTTGAGGCTGATGGGCTCGGTGTAAATGGCCGAGGCATTCCAGTTCCAGCCTAGCTGGTCGAGGCGGGCGTACTGGTCGGTAAGCCGCCGCGACTCCGGCGTGCTCGTGAAGTCGAGGTTTTCTGAGAACAGGTAGTTGCTGCCGCTGCGGTCGTTGTAGGTGGTGTTCAGACCTAGGGAGAAGGTGCGGCCGCGCTTCAGAAAGCGGTGGCGGTACAGCAGTTGGTTGCCCAGCGTAATGCCCGTGTTGGCCGAGCGGTAGTCGCTGCTGTTGGTGCTTTGGGTGCTGTCGGGCACATCGGCAAACGCTTCCCGGTAAATGCGCCCATCGAGCGTGTTGTTGCTGGTGTTGCGCTGCACCGAAAGGCGCGGCTGCCACAACAGCGAGTTCAGCGAGTCGAACTTGTGCTCGATGCGCAGGCTGGCGCGGTTATTTATGTTGCGGCTGGTGGTAAGCGAGTTCTCGTTGTAGCGCAGCAAATCCACGTTGAAGGCGCGGGCCGTGGTGCTGTTGAGCGTATTGTCGCTTAGGTTGAAAAAGTAGCTGCCTTGCACGTCGGTCTTCTTGCCCCAGCTGTCGGAGTAGTTCAGACCTAGGGCATGGGTGCGCGAAATGCCGCCGCTTTGGTTTACCAAGAAGTTGCTGGCGTTGTTGCCGCCGCCTTGCCCGCCTTGGAAGTTGCCGCCGCCCGGGCCGCCGCCCCCGGGGCGTCCGCCGCCACCCCCGCCGGGGCGCCCGCCACCGCCACCGCCCTGGCGCGAGTTGCCCACCACACCAAGCAAGTCCTCGGTGCCGAAGTTCTGCTCGTTTACGTTGTTGCTCTGGGCAATAACCGAAATGCGCTGCTTGCCCTTAAACGAGTTGATGTTGCCGCTGGCGCGGTAGCGCGTGTCGCCGTCGGTGCCTTGGCCGGCGCCGGCCATTACGCGGCCAAACTGCCCGTTGCGGAATTGCGGACGCGTAACAATGTTGATGGTTTTCTGTTGGTTGCCGTCGTCGAAACCGGTGAACTGCGACTGGTCGGAGGCGCGGTCGTACACCTGAATTTTGTCGATAACCTCGGCCGGAATGTTGCGCAACACCGCGTCGGGGTCGTTGCCGAAAAACTCCTTGCCATCCACCAAAATACGCTGCACTTGCTCGCCCTGGGCCTGCACCTTGCCATCGGTGCCCACAGTTACGCCGGGCATTTTGGTAATCAGGTCTTGCGCGTTAGCGTCGGGGTTCGTCTTGAAAGCGCGGCTATCGAACTGCGCCGTATCGCCTTTTTGCACGGCGACCGGGGCGCGGCCCGTTACCTCCACGCCGCGCAGCGTAACCCCCGAAGCCTGCAACGCAAGCGTGCCAAGGTTCAGCGGCGCGCCGC includes the following:
- a CDS encoding LysM peptidoglycan-binding domain-containing protein codes for the protein MKRLLLLLLCLLPLLVAAQSVPVPAEIQFAGLRLRLTDGGRAAVQQKVDALRRHPSSFQARVALADAAFPIIDRVLQEEGVPLDFRYLCLQESGLQGDAQSIHDAVGYWQFKREAASDFGLLVNDQVDERKHLVAATHGAAKYLLRSQQMYRNWLNTLLSYNLGPGGVKPYTLPTDATATEMEVSEKTHPYILTFLAHKLAYEPAVGTNPRPAMMLREYPAMGGHSLEMLAQAIQTPAAELSKHNRWLLAAAVPTDKSYTALVPVTDSLQLLAMAVQQRQAASKLVTKPEVDPTNAAFVTVNGLRAVVALPGESKEDLAQRTGIKLRKLLQYNDLKPFDQIVIGQPYFVQKKRDKAAVEYHVAQQGESVASVSQKYGMRSKAIRSKNRMAANEQLQTGRVLWMQHTRPREVAVEYVKDTNGAVAAALERPVGSPTPAEPVPAPATAPKPAPSKPATINPAPATTASKPAPAQPVQDEPAVADATVGTGEAAADSNLENINDVAAPDSAAAPAPSQQPAYASTTAGSNKGLPASAPVADEPAADAAEEEPVAVVAAPATPASRPAPSTPPASKPAPAPAPAAAPTAAKPTAPTSVPAASADKPAPAPAAQAAPAPVATTVEPVPSSGLHTVQPKENVYSIARRFGIRPADIIAWNNLPPSPALLIGQVIRVAPPAPSATASAAPAPSAAPAKPAATPAPATKPATPAASAPAASPTAASGAIKHTVAPGESMYGISRKYGVTIKDIMEWNGKPDFNVRPGEVLVIKPVK
- a CDS encoding TonB-dependent receptor — protein: MKHASLGILLPFVVAAAQAQAQTYPVSGRVLDSKDQAPLIGANVLLTRLQADSVRVGAAVNPDGSFTIPGAEAGTYRLTVSFLGYQTLKRAVTVSGAPLNLGTLALQASGVTLRGVEVTGRAPVAVQKGDTAQFDSRAFKTNPDANAQDLITKMPGVTVGTDGKVQAQGEQVQRILVDGKEFFGNDPDAVLRNIPAEVIDKIQVYDRASDQSQFTGFDDGNQQKTINIVTRPQFRNGQFGRVMAGAGQGTDGDTRYRASGNINSFKGKQRISVIAQSNNVNEQNFGTEDLLGVVGNSRQGGGGGGRPGGGGGGRPGGGGPGGGNFQGGQGGGNNASNFLVNQSGGISRTHALGLNYSDSWGKKTDVQGSYFFNLSDNTLNSTTARAFNVDLLRYNENSLTTSRNINNRASLRIEHKFDSLNSLLWQPRLSVQRNTSNNTLDGRIYREAFADVPDSTQSTNSSDYRSANTGITLGNQLLYRHRFLKRGRTFSLGLNTTYNDRSGSNYLFSENLDFTSTPESRRLTDQYARLDQLGWNWNASAIYTEPISLKSQLQLNYTVGYTPNDSDRKTYNFDPSTGRYTALNTPLSNVFESSYTTNAAGLSYRYNDQQLQWMVGASVQQAVLRNEQEFPQAARTRRTFLNVLPNAMLRYNFSRQQNLRLNYRMRTQEPSIGQLQEVVNNANPLQITTGNPLLQQEFTHNLFVRYSAAKPEKSTSFFALIGGSHTDNFITNSTRIVERPTAIGGVIVPAGGQITRPVNLNQQYTLRSFANYTLPLAFIKSNLNLNAGASYSQTPGLVNERLNYNRAPAFTFGAVLSSNISPELDFTVSSNSAQTYVRNTLQTQSNSQFFRQNTTLRFSWIITKGVTLQSDVNHIAYSGLAAGFNQNFVLWNASLGKKILPKQQGEIRLYAFDLLGQNNSIQRNITPAYTEDVRTNILQRYVMLMFTYNIRNFGGAGAPANDQPNNPGGPGGFGPGGRPGGFPGGPPPGGGF